The Salvelinus sp. IW2-2015 linkage group LG8, ASM291031v2, whole genome shotgun sequence genome window below encodes:
- the LOC111968137 gene encoding phenazine biosynthesis-like domain-containing protein 1, with amino-acid sequence MEIPVFTVDAFTNLPFKGNPAAVCLLLHELQDDMYQNIAAEMNLSETAFIIRLNSKDDFSSGARFRLRWFTPTTEVPLCGHATLASAAVLFYKKKNVNSTVVFETLSGELCVRQQGESIVMNFPLNKPTPVGLKEFKDIVKAAVGDQPVQEVCLCATTKMLMVRLADSCDRSVLTSLQPDPAVLLRVDTGGRLRGLLVTMIGDPGCQSGYDFYSRNFFPWFGVPEDPVTGSAHTVLAGYWSEKLVKKKMLAYQCSSRGGELELELQDDGRLNIAGQAVTVLQGILTV; translated from the exons ATGGAGATTCCAGTATTCACTGTTGATGCGTTTACCAACTTACCTTTCAAAGGAAATCCTGCAGCAGTTTGTCTGCTTTTACAT GAATTGCAGGATGATATGTACCAGAACATTGCTGCTGAGATGAACCTGTCAGAGACTGCCTTCATCATACGGCTGAATTCAAAAGATGACTTCAGCTCAG GAGCACGCTTCCGTTTGCGTTGGTTCACCCCCACCACTGAGGTTCCTCTGTGTGGCCATGCCACCCTGGCTTCAGCTGCAGTACTGTTTTACAAAAAAA AAAATGTCAACTCAACAGTGGTATTTGAGACACTGAGTGGAGAGCTGTGTGTGCGACAACAAGGGGAATCTATAGTGATGAATTTCCCCCTGAACAAACCTACTCCTGTG GGTCTTAAAGAATTTAAAGACATAGTTAAA GCTGCTGTGGGAGACCAGCCAGTTCAAGAAGTGTGCCTCTGTGCCACCACCAAAATGCTAATGGTGCGCCTTGCTGACAGTTGTGACAG GTCAGTGCTCACGTCCCTGCAGCCAGACCCAGCAGTTCTGCTCCGTGTAGACACTGGCGGGAGGCTTAGGGGTCTGCTTGTCACCATGATCGGAGACCCTGGCTGTCAGTCTGGCTATGACTTCTACTCCAGAAACTTCTTCCCCTGGTTCGGGGTTCCTGAGGACCCTGTGACTG gcTCTGCGCATACTGTCCTTGCAGGCTACTGGTCAGAGAAACTTGTCAAGAAAAAGATGCTGG CCTATCAGTGCTCTAGCCGTGGTGGGGAGCTGGAGCTTGAGCTACAGGATGATGGCAGGCTCAATATCGCTGGCCAGGCGGTAACCGTCCTGCAGGGGATTCTCACTGTGTAG
- the LOC111968139 gene encoding transmembrane protein 100, translating to MGCSSGRQAPAPGLHSDLDCGSSLPPESPHGGGDLVLPPESLSTLQCLAQATGGTEKSWYRCVFPFGVISLVIGVAGTAVTFMYNTPDLYQTKVVSMVLLVVGVVMLLMAAICWRDHRLKRRKKKEGGFFCSEQGNL from the coding sequence ATGGGCTGCTCCTCGGGACGCCAGGCCCCGGCCCCAGGGCTTCACTCAGACCTGGACTGTGGCAGCAGCCTACCCCCGGAGTCGCCCCATGGAGGAGGGGACCTGGTCCTACCCCCAGAGTCACTCTCTACGCTGCAGTGTCTGGCCCAGGCCACGGGTGGTACGGAGAAGTCCTGGTACCGCTGTGTGTTTCCGTTCGGGGTGATCTCTTTGGTGATCGGGGTAGCGGGAACAGCAGTCACCTTCATGTATAACACGCCAGACCTGTACCAGACCAAGGTGGTGTCCatggtgctgctggtggtgggggtggtcATGCTGCTGATGGCGGCCATCTGCTGGAGAGACCACAggctgaagaggaggaagaagaaggagggaggtttcTTCTGCTCCGAACAGGGCAACTTGTGA